In one Aromatoleum aromaticum EbN1 genomic region, the following are encoded:
- a CDS encoding thioredoxin family protein — MLSIKVLGPGCANCRKLEEVAREAVAATGVEAEIAKVTDMQQIIAYDVLKTPGLVINDKLVSSGRIPTPASVAEWIRAAA; from the coding sequence ATGCTCAGCATCAAGGTTCTCGGCCCCGGCTGCGCCAACTGCCGCAAGCTCGAGGAAGTCGCACGCGAGGCGGTTGCCGCCACCGGTGTGGAGGCGGAGATCGCCAAGGTCACCGACATGCAGCAGATCATCGCCTACGACGTGCTGAAGACGCCGGGGCTGGTGATCAACGATAAGCTTGTGTCGTCCGGGCGCATCCCGACGCCCGCGAGCGTTGCCGAGTGGATCCGGGCTGCCGCGTAA
- a CDS encoding erythromycin esterase family protein, translating into MGERDITRAVASAIEPLKDGTGRWDRLLALIGDARLVLLGEASHGTHEFYAARAGITQRLITEKGFDAVAVEADWPDSLRASRYAQGGSDDADANAALGGFQRFPRWMWRNTEVAAFIEWLRQVNSSRGADERVGFFGLDLYSLRASMDAVVRYLETVDPEAAKRARARYACFDHIAEDPQRYGYATTFGLVEHCEREVLRQLAELTGDPERYLHHDGIAAADELFYAQQNARVAANAEAYYRSMFAGRHESWNRRDSHMAETLENLLGHLDSSRGRPAKIAVWAHNSHLGDARRTEMGEAGEHNLGQLVRQRFGAEHARLIGFTTHAGTVTAASDWDSPAELKRVRDSHPESFERVFHDIGVERFLLASDRVPALRRERRLERAIGVIYLPGSERVSHYFYADIAKQFDAVIHFDRTRALTPLDPSTMWKHSESPEQMETYPSGM; encoded by the coding sequence ATGGGGGAACGTGACATCACCAGGGCGGTCGCGAGCGCGATCGAGCCGTTGAAGGACGGCACCGGTCGCTGGGACCGACTGCTCGCGCTGATCGGCGATGCACGGCTCGTGCTGCTCGGCGAGGCCAGTCACGGCACGCACGAGTTCTACGCTGCGCGTGCCGGAATCACCCAACGGCTGATTACCGAAAAGGGCTTCGACGCCGTCGCAGTCGAGGCGGACTGGCCGGATTCGCTGCGCGCGAGCCGGTATGCGCAGGGCGGTAGCGACGACGCCGACGCGAACGCAGCGCTCGGCGGATTCCAACGGTTTCCGCGCTGGATGTGGCGCAATACCGAGGTGGCGGCATTCATCGAATGGCTGCGGCAGGTGAATAGCAGCCGCGGCGCGGACGAGCGTGTCGGCTTCTTCGGCCTCGACCTTTACAGCCTGCGTGCGTCGATGGACGCGGTCGTGCGCTACCTCGAAACCGTCGACCCGGAGGCCGCGAAGCGTGCCCGCGCGCGCTATGCGTGCTTCGACCACATCGCCGAGGACCCGCAGCGCTACGGCTACGCGACGACGTTTGGCCTGGTCGAGCACTGCGAGCGCGAGGTACTGCGCCAGCTCGCGGAGCTGACCGGCGACCCCGAGCGCTACCTGCATCACGACGGCATCGCGGCCGCCGACGAGCTTTTCTACGCGCAGCAGAATGCGCGTGTCGCGGCGAACGCCGAGGCGTATTACCGCAGCATGTTCGCCGGCCGCCACGAATCGTGGAACCGGCGCGATTCGCACATGGCCGAAACGCTCGAGAACCTGCTCGGGCACCTCGACAGCAGCCGCGGCCGGCCGGCGAAAATCGCGGTATGGGCGCACAACTCGCATCTGGGTGATGCGCGGCGCACCGAAATGGGCGAGGCCGGGGAGCACAACCTCGGCCAGCTCGTGCGCCAGCGCTTCGGCGCGGAGCACGCCCGCCTGATCGGCTTCACGACCCACGCCGGAACGGTCACGGCGGCCTCCGACTGGGATTCGCCGGCGGAGCTCAAGCGCGTCCGCGATTCGCACCCGGAGAGCTTCGAGCGCGTTTTCCACGACATCGGGGTCGAGCGTTTCTTGCTCGCCAGCGACCGCGTGCCCGCGCTACGGCGAGAGCGTCGGCTCGAGCGCGCGATCGGCGTCATCTATCTGCCGGGGAGCGAGCGCGTCAGCCACTATTTCTACGCGGACATCGCGAAGCAGTTCGACGCGGTGATCCACTTCGACCGCACGCGCGCGCTGACGCCGCTCGACCCGTCGACGATGTGGAAGCACAGCGAAAGCCCGGAACAGATGGAGACGTATCCGAGTGGAATGTGA
- a CDS encoding sigma-54-dependent transcriptional regulator, translating to MANPNETRSRLCLIEDDEIIGESLTDRFRLEGFDVDWCRTGVEARAALAAHRHAVVISDIRLPDCNGGELFLDLLASVPMLPPFLFMTAFGSIDRAVELIKAGAADYITKPFDPDALIAKVHALAEGYGARQPLASAEVLGVSPAMRRIAESLPRLARHADSLLITGESGVGKEHVARLFHRYAAGPQAPFVAVNCAAIPDTLLEAELFGYEKGAFTGATKARRGYFEQAGGGTVFLDEIGDMPLSMQAKLLRVLQEHRLQRLGGEAPLAVEFHLVCATHCDLRAMVDEGRFRDDLYYRIHVIHLRIPPLRERREDIPWFVHHFVDAFNRAHPEEKRRIDPRTEEALTRYAWPGNVRELKHAVERACILSPGPLLGADAFFGEGLDAGPDQPPPSRPLADYLMDCERDYLHMVLEQHGGHMTRTAEALGITRKTLWEKLRRLGLQA from the coding sequence ATGGCAAATCCTAACGAGACGCGGTCGAGGCTCTGTCTGATCGAGGACGACGAGATCATCGGCGAATCCCTCACCGACCGCTTTCGGCTCGAAGGCTTCGATGTCGATTGGTGCCGTACCGGCGTCGAAGCCAGGGCTGCGCTTGCCGCGCACCGCCACGCGGTGGTCATCAGCGATATCCGGCTGCCCGACTGCAACGGTGGCGAGCTGTTCCTCGATCTGCTCGCATCGGTGCCTATGCTGCCACCCTTCCTGTTCATGACCGCCTTCGGCAGCATCGATCGCGCTGTCGAACTGATCAAGGCCGGCGCCGCAGACTACATCACCAAGCCCTTCGACCCGGATGCGCTGATCGCCAAAGTGCATGCGCTGGCCGAGGGCTACGGGGCGAGACAACCCTTGGCGAGTGCAGAAGTCCTGGGCGTGTCACCCGCGATGCGACGGATCGCCGAATCGCTGCCCCGCCTCGCCCGCCACGCCGACAGCCTGCTCATCACCGGGGAGTCGGGCGTCGGCAAGGAACACGTGGCGCGCCTGTTCCACCGCTACGCTGCCGGTCCGCAGGCACCGTTCGTCGCCGTCAATTGCGCCGCCATACCGGACACCCTCCTCGAGGCGGAACTGTTCGGCTACGAGAAGGGTGCGTTCACCGGCGCGACCAAGGCGAGGCGGGGCTATTTCGAGCAGGCAGGCGGAGGCACCGTGTTCCTCGATGAAATCGGCGATATGCCCCTGTCGATGCAGGCCAAGCTGCTGCGCGTGCTGCAGGAACACAGGCTGCAGCGCCTGGGCGGCGAAGCCCCGCTCGCCGTCGAGTTCCACCTGGTCTGTGCGACGCATTGCGATCTCCGGGCAATGGTCGACGAAGGCCGCTTTCGCGACGATCTCTACTACCGCATCCACGTCATTCACCTGCGCATTCCGCCGTTGCGCGAACGCCGGGAAGACATTCCCTGGTTCGTGCATCACTTCGTTGACGCTTTCAATCGCGCCCACCCCGAGGAAAAGCGGCGCATCGACCCGCGCACCGAGGAAGCACTCACCCGCTATGCGTGGCCGGGAAACGTCCGCGAACTGAAGCATGCGGTCGAGCGCGCCTGCATCCTGTCCCCTGGCCCGCTCCTCGGGGCCGACGCGTTCTTCGGCGAAGGACTGGACGCAGGTCCTGACCAACCCCCGCCTTCACGTCCGCTGGCCGACTACCTGATGGATTGCGAACGCGATTACCTGCACATGGTCCTCGAGCAGCACGGCGGCCACATGACCCGCACTGCCGAGGCGCTCGGCATTACGCGCAAGACGCTGTGGGAAAAACTGCGTCGCCTCGGGCTTCAGGCGTGA
- a CDS encoding permease: MDNMLSWVLPVFYGGLGNLAAYLAAHVLLCLLPAFFIAGAMAALIPKETVTRFLGRNSPKAVSYPAAAAAGSLLAVCSCTIVPLFAGIYKKGAGLGPAITFLFFAPAANILALVYTGGIIGPDLAIARFVLSLIFGIGIGLIMALIFRADDAAHDLATDSPFAAQGEGMGRMALVFLFVWVALLLAGTLKLGVLTGTYVHLDLPLGDAQAWQGVLDRLVPYDAAKGEEGVSVQGVVLIALLASIGFSAWRGLENIQDGPNAWTWVSLVLIAVTLLVAALSVQAVPEGLRVGVTGKFFAVAISLAALYAIARHRLSEQQLGDWLWESWRFVKQIFPLLVIGVFIVGMIRMLIRPEWIEMVAGTNSAAGNFAGVAFGVFMYFPTLVEVPIAKMFLDLGMHRGPLLAYLMSDPELSLQSILIISAIIGRRKTFTYVGLVALFSAVAGLTYGAWIDGAPLLSLALYLAGFIAVLAVLLSLVRRHATPSPLKGV, from the coding sequence ATGGACAACATGCTTTCCTGGGTTCTTCCTGTTTTCTACGGCGGGCTGGGCAATCTGGCCGCCTATCTCGCAGCACACGTGCTGCTGTGCCTGCTGCCGGCCTTCTTCATTGCCGGGGCGATGGCGGCGCTGATCCCGAAAGAGACCGTCACCCGCTTCCTCGGGCGCAACTCGCCGAAAGCCGTATCCTATCCGGCGGCAGCGGCGGCTGGCTCGCTACTGGCGGTGTGCTCCTGCACCATCGTTCCGCTGTTCGCGGGCATCTACAAGAAGGGTGCGGGCCTCGGGCCGGCGATCACCTTCCTGTTCTTCGCCCCGGCGGCCAACATTCTGGCGCTGGTCTACACCGGCGGCATCATCGGACCGGACCTGGCGATTGCGCGCTTCGTGCTGTCGCTGATCTTCGGCATTGGCATCGGGCTGATCATGGCGCTGATCTTTCGCGCCGATGATGCCGCGCACGATCTGGCCACGGACAGTCCGTTCGCCGCCCAGGGCGAGGGCATGGGGCGCATGGCGCTGGTGTTCCTGTTCGTCTGGGTTGCGCTGCTGCTCGCGGGCACGTTGAAGCTCGGCGTGCTGACCGGCACCTACGTTCATCTCGACCTGCCGCTCGGTGATGCGCAGGCCTGGCAGGGCGTGCTCGATCGACTTGTCCCCTACGACGCGGCGAAGGGCGAGGAGGGCGTGTCGGTGCAGGGCGTGGTACTGATCGCGCTGCTGGCCTCGATCGGCTTCAGCGCCTGGCGTGGGCTGGAGAACATCCAGGACGGACCCAATGCCTGGACGTGGGTCAGTCTCGTGTTGATTGCGGTAACGCTGCTGGTGGCCGCGCTGTCGGTGCAGGCAGTGCCCGAGGGCTTGCGTGTGGGGGTGACTGGCAAGTTCTTTGCGGTCGCCATCAGTCTGGCAGCACTGTATGCGATCGCACGACACCGCCTGTCTGAACAGCAACTGGGCGACTGGCTGTGGGAGTCGTGGCGCTTCGTGAAGCAGATCTTCCCGCTGCTGGTGATTGGCGTGTTCATCGTCGGCATGATCCGCATGCTGATTCGCCCGGAATGGATCGAGATGGTGGCGGGCACCAACTCCGCCGCCGGCAACTTCGCCGGCGTCGCGTTCGGCGTGTTCATGTACTTTCCCACCCTGGTGGAAGTGCCGATTGCGAAAATGTTCCTCGACCTCGGCATGCACCGCGGGCCGCTGCTCGCCTACTTGATGTCGGACCCCGAACTGTCGCTGCAGAGCATCCTGATCATCTCGGCCATCATCGGTCGCCGGAAAACCTTCACCTACGTCGGCCTGGTGGCGCTGTTCAGCGCGGTAGCCGGGCTCACCTACGGCGCCTGGATCGACGGTGCGCCGCTGCTTTCGCTCGCCCTGTATCTGGCGGGCTTCATCGCCGTGCTGGCAGTGCTGCTGTCACTGGTCCGCCGTCACGCAACCCCGTCCCCACTGAAAGGAGTCTGA
- the mutS gene encoding DNA mismatch repair protein MutS, whose translation MGMSEIAKAAQKDKAIGGADRDSHTPMMQQYLRIKAQHPDTLLFYRMGDFYELFFDDAEKAARLLDITLTTRGQSAGTPIRMAGVPFHAVEQYLARLVKLGESVVIAEQVGEPGATKGPMERAVSRIVTPGTLTDAALLDDRIDSLLLAATLHRGVLGLAWLNLANGDLRVMECPAEQLQAQFERLRPAEVLVPDGLALPLVESLSPVLRRLADWQFDAGNGERLLTAHFGTRDLAGFDAEGLPVALAAAAALFEYARSTQRQSLEHVTGLRVEREAEYLRLDAATRRNLELTETLRGEASPTLFSLLDSCITSMGSRWLRHALHHPLRDRGVAAQRHGAVGELAGSDAGAPADIGDARMLGAVRAALRGVADVDRITARIALRSARPRDLAALSDSLARLPQLHAALGTPQAPLLCDLLAAIAVPDNALDLLVRAVAAEPAAAVRDGGVIAPGFDAELDELRGIQSNCGEFLLALEVRERERSGIATLKVEFNKVHGFYIEVSHANTGKVPDDYRRRQTLKNAERYITPELKAFEDKALSAQERALAREKLLYEALLEALAAHIPALQRIARALACLDGLGAFAEAAVRHSYVCPQFSAQPGVDIIGGRHPVVERQVEDFISNNCRLAPTRRMLLITGPNMGGKSTFMRQVALIALLAHVGAFVPARSARLGPLDAIFTRIGASDDLASGRSTFMVEMTEASAILHGATEQSLVLMDEIGRGTSTFDGLALAFAIARHLLEKNRCLTLFATHYFELTRLNGDYPECANVHLDAVEHAHRIVFLHAVEDGPASQSYGIEVAALAGIPGSVVREAKRRLRALENREVGNGPQADLFAALPDREPATPSHPALTALAELDPDTLSPREALERLYALKRMTA comes from the coding sequence ATGGGAATGAGTGAAATAGCGAAAGCAGCACAGAAAGATAAAGCAATCGGCGGAGCCGATAGGGACAGTCACACTCCCATGATGCAGCAGTATCTCCGCATCAAGGCGCAGCATCCTGACACATTGCTGTTCTACCGCATGGGGGACTTCTACGAGCTGTTCTTCGATGACGCGGAGAAAGCCGCGCGGCTGCTCGACATCACGCTGACGACACGCGGGCAGTCGGCCGGCACGCCGATCCGCATGGCCGGAGTGCCTTTCCACGCGGTCGAACAATACTTGGCGCGGCTCGTCAAGCTCGGCGAATCGGTCGTGATCGCCGAGCAGGTCGGCGAGCCGGGAGCGACCAAGGGGCCGATGGAGCGCGCGGTGAGCCGCATCGTGACGCCGGGCACTTTGACCGACGCGGCGCTGCTGGACGATCGCATCGACTCGCTGCTGCTCGCGGCCACCCTGCACCGCGGCGTGCTCGGGCTCGCGTGGCTCAATCTCGCCAATGGCGACCTGCGGGTGATGGAATGCCCGGCCGAGCAGTTGCAGGCGCAGTTCGAACGGCTGCGCCCCGCCGAAGTGCTGGTGCCGGACGGGCTGGCGCTGCCGCTGGTCGAATCGCTGTCGCCGGTGCTGCGCCGGCTTGCCGACTGGCAGTTCGACGCGGGCAACGGTGAACGCCTGCTGACCGCTCATTTCGGCACTCGTGACCTGGCCGGCTTCGACGCCGAAGGCCTGCCGGTTGCACTCGCCGCCGCAGCCGCGCTGTTCGAGTACGCGCGCAGCACGCAGCGCCAGAGCCTCGAGCACGTCACCGGACTGCGCGTCGAGCGCGAAGCCGAATACCTGCGCCTCGATGCGGCGACACGGCGCAACCTGGAACTGACCGAGACTCTGCGCGGAGAAGCGTCGCCGACGCTGTTTTCGCTGCTCGATTCATGCATCACCAGCATGGGCTCGCGCTGGCTGCGGCATGCGCTGCATCACCCGCTGCGCGACCGCGGAGTCGCCGCGCAACGCCACGGGGCGGTCGGGGAACTCGCCGGATCGGACGCCGGCGCCCCCGCGGATATCGGGGACGCGCGAATGCTCGGCGCCGTCCGCGCTGCGCTGCGCGGAGTCGCCGACGTCGATCGCATCACTGCGCGGATTGCGCTGCGCAGTGCGAGGCCGCGCGATCTGGCGGCGCTGAGCGACAGTCTCGCGCGACTGCCGCAACTGCATGCCGCGTTGGGCACCCCGCAGGCTCCGCTGCTTTGCGACCTGCTCGCCGCGATCGCGGTGCCGGACAATGCGCTCGATCTCCTCGTGCGCGCCGTCGCCGCCGAGCCGGCCGCCGCAGTGCGCGACGGCGGCGTGATCGCTCCCGGGTTCGACGCGGAGCTCGACGAGCTGCGCGGCATCCAGTCGAACTGCGGCGAATTCCTGCTGGCCCTCGAAGTGCGCGAACGCGAACGCAGCGGCATCGCGACCCTCAAGGTCGAATTCAACAAGGTGCATGGTTTCTACATCGAGGTGAGCCACGCGAACACTGGCAAAGTGCCCGACGACTACCGCCGCCGCCAGACGCTGAAGAACGCCGAGCGCTACATCACGCCGGAACTGAAGGCGTTCGAGGACAAGGCGCTGTCGGCCCAGGAGCGCGCGCTTGCCCGTGAGAAGCTACTCTATGAAGCGCTGCTCGAAGCGCTCGCCGCGCATATCCCGGCGTTGCAGCGCATCGCCCGCGCGCTCGCGTGCCTCGACGGTCTGGGCGCGTTCGCCGAAGCTGCCGTGCGCCACAGCTACGTCTGCCCGCAGTTTTCCGCGCAGCCGGGCGTCGACATCATCGGCGGCCGCCATCCGGTCGTCGAGCGACAGGTCGAAGACTTCATTTCCAACAATTGCCGCCTCGCACCGACGCGCCGCATGCTGCTGATCACCGGACCGAACATGGGCGGCAAATCGACGTTCATGCGCCAGGTCGCGCTGATCGCCCTGCTCGCTCACGTCGGCGCGTTCGTGCCGGCGCGAAGCGCCCGCCTCGGCCCGCTCGACGCGATCTTCACCCGCATCGGCGCATCCGACGATCTCGCCTCAGGCCGCTCCACGTTCATGGTCGAGATGACTGAGGCGTCGGCGATCCTGCACGGCGCGACCGAACAGAGCCTCGTGCTGATGGACGAGATCGGCCGCGGCACTTCGACTTTCGACGGGCTCGCGCTGGCATTCGCAATCGCCCGTCACCTGCTCGAGAAAAACCGCTGCCTGACGCTGTTCGCGACGCATTACTTCGAGCTCACCCGCCTCAACGGCGACTACCCGGAATGCGCGAACGTGCACCTCGACGCCGTCGAACACGCGCACCGCATCGTGTTCCTGCACGCGGTCGAGGACGGGCCCGCAAGCCAGAGCTACGGCATTGAAGTCGCGGCGCTCGCCGGCATTCCGGGCTCGGTTGTGCGCGAGGCGAAACGGCGCCTGCGCGCACTCGAGAACCGCGAAGTCGGCAATGGGCCGCAGGCGGACCTCTTTGCCGCGCTGCCGGATCGTGAACCCGCGACGCCGTCGCACCCGGCGCTCACCGCGCTGGCCGAACTTGACCCCGACACACTGAGCCCGCGCGAGGCGCTCGAACGCCTGTATGCGCTGAAACGGATGACCGCATGA
- a CDS encoding fused MFS/spermidine synthase, whose amino-acid sequence MSTPIDISEDRGVRYLHFGSEWIQGAMRIRRPHALELAYTREMMAGLLLRDAFEWPRNALVIGLGAASLVRFLHRHCPQTRIQVVEIEPQVVAAARQFFRLPPEDARFSIHVGDGARYVTETDNRFDLILVDGFDRHARAGVLDTAPFYAAARVCLSDAGLMSTNLFGRSRGFRASVERIIDAFENRAIAFPSCDSGNVVAFGAQGEEIAVPVTELRERARALKDRAGLDLGPTVARLEQAGSLPGGRLIL is encoded by the coding sequence ATGAGCACCCCGATCGACATCAGCGAAGATCGCGGCGTCCGCTATCTTCATTTCGGCTCTGAATGGATCCAGGGCGCGATGCGCATCCGCCGGCCGCATGCGCTCGAACTCGCCTACACGCGCGAGATGATGGCCGGCCTGCTGCTGCGCGACGCCTTCGAATGGCCGCGCAACGCACTCGTGATCGGCCTGGGTGCCGCCTCACTGGTGCGTTTCCTGCATCGCCACTGTCCGCAAACGCGCATCCAGGTCGTCGAGATCGAACCTCAGGTCGTCGCGGCTGCCCGCCAGTTCTTCCGCTTGCCGCCCGAGGACGCACGTTTTTCGATCCACGTCGGCGACGGCGCCCGCTACGTGACGGAAACCGACAACCGCTTCGACCTGATCCTCGTCGATGGCTTCGACCGCCACGCGCGGGCCGGCGTACTCGACACTGCGCCGTTCTACGCCGCGGCGCGCGTGTGCCTGTCGGACGCGGGACTGATGTCGACGAACCTCTTCGGCCGCTCGCGCGGGTTTCGCGCCAGTGTCGAGCGGATCATCGACGCATTCGAGAATCGCGCGATCGCGTTTCCTTCGTGCGACAGCGGCAACGTCGTCGCATTCGGCGCGCAAGGCGAAGAGATCGCCGTGCCGGTAACGGAGTTGCGCGAACGCGCCCGGGCATTGAAAGACCGCGCCGGCCTCGACCTCGGCCCGACCGTCGCCCGGCTCGAACAGGCGGGCAGTCTGCCGGGTGGCCGGCTGATCCTGTAG